One genomic region from Cydia amplana chromosome Z, ilCydAmpl1.1, whole genome shotgun sequence encodes:
- the LOC134661615 gene encoding uncharacterized protein LOC134661615, with translation MNCAKLRLHERLKPRARPGRVAASGPDRPRRFCQKRLVNPAHDEDPRWTDLFDRFYCNPSTDAAESTVGNIHTQPDEELFLSVQNIKFDGDINETKRPKTCFKYKAIKDGQKHRMFVKQVVEEKEEYIEDCSSLLTCYYFDDYIKYILNPEQNAPSSDKSSTLHCAHNKIRQNKLLQFKSKHGTDVKKCNQINNNLEIKCIAKEMEESKEGLPDLALEDTKVEYHKSGKRKCLTISRTQSPESVQVIRVDVVCLPRAAPGDAPAPDGSTQTHLDNEGAFHSKFITNMKTSHFSNKYLLTNTTRTLDANVSGGAKVTLLCKTFRLSSRTKPNNEKSSTKINQLKNKSRYVHNICQMQEWNV, from the exons ATGAATTGCGCAAAGCTTCGTCTCCATGAGAGACTAAAGCCTAGGGCTCGCCCAGGAAGAGTGGCAGCCTCGGGGCCCGACCGGCCGCGACGGTTCTGCCAGAAACGCCTGGTCAACCCTGCGCACGACGAGGATCCGCGCTGGACAGACTTGTTCGATAG ATTCTATTGCAATCCAAGTACCGATGCTGCTGAAAGTACTGTTGGCAACATACACACGCAACCAGATGAAGAATTATTTCTCTCCgttcaaaatattaaatttgatgGCGATATTAATGAAACAAAACGACCAAAAacttgttttaaatataaagcAATTAAAGATGGACAAAAGCATCGAATGTTTGTAAAACAGGTTGTCGAAGAAAAAGAAGAGTATATCGAAGATTGTTCGTCGTTGCTCACTTGCTATTACTTCGATGACTACATCAAGTACATACTTAATCCTGAACAAAATGCACCTTCGTCGGACAAATCTAGCACTTTACATTGCGCGCATAATAAAATCCGGCAAAATAAATTACTACAATTTAAATCAAAACATGGGACAGATGTTAAAAAATGCAATCAAATTAATAACAATCTTGAAATTAAATGTATCGCCAAGGAAATGGAGGAAtcaaaagaaggactgcctgaTCTAGCGTTAGAGGATACAAAGGTGGAATATCACAAGTCAGGGAAGCGCAAATGTCTCACGATATCGCGGACTCAGAGCCCGGAGAGCGTGCAGGTGATCCGTGTGGACGTGGTGTGTCTCCCGCGTGCCGCGCCCGGCGACGCGCCCGCACCCGATGGATCCACACAAACACACCTCGACAACGAAGGTGCATTCCACTCAAAATTTATAACCAATATGAAAACGAGCCATTTCTCTAATAAATATCTGCTAACAAACACGACAAGAACTCTGGATGCAAATGTTTCAGGGGGAGCTAAAGTAACTCTGCTTTGTAAAACATTTAGGCTCTCGAGCAGGACTAAACCCAATAACGAGAAATCTTCCACAAAGATAAATCAACTCAAAAATAAATCTAGATATGTACATAACATCTGCCAGATGCAGGAATGGAATGTGTAA